A single region of the Branchiostoma lanceolatum isolate klBraLanc5 chromosome 1, klBraLanc5.hap2, whole genome shotgun sequence genome encodes:
- the LOC136442126 gene encoding uncharacterized protein produces MDSAENTMDGPPPKAKKKSRVRTDLTPFKAILEDLWRRGMTNKTDPPAKVLIEEAVSKTNLGEGIIERWIRNRRQKAVRSSKPAQPYRRRNAFLPKKKATSGYDVFRRDFFKGKTGQFVTGDAGSAWTNLSSDEKSDFNRKAKIEELEPRDPPSDEERQRGVTALYKQMRGTMTSLNEAGCDLLLLGYHHQSKKSYQSGTPAGRAFLQENEDLEWNFSSSVSKSKNGNQMDQKMLVEKAIELLNQKWQMSSGKGTRFRYGDYEKGLVKVEGLPEGFILKKPGKLKMDQLKQLLACKDKILVKVLSKETAGDGPSHTVSTPPAETDMDVTTQDEQPPLPSQMTGAPSVVAPAPAEEAISSKAKRTPTASERLEDLSMESEDEIYNVECFLEKRKLRYKGVEFLVKWSGFDRSTWETRKRLVEDLGRATVNSLEKGIKPNGAHRAGQV; encoded by the exons ATGGATTCGGCTGAGAATACGATGGACGGGCCTCCTCCGAAAGCCAAGAAGAAGAGCCG TGTGAGGACAGACTTGACCCCGTTCAAGGCAATACTGGAGGACTTATGGAGGAGAGGGATGACAAATAAGACGGACCCACCGGCCAAGGTGTTGATAGAAGAAGCTGTCTCGAAGACCAACCTAGGGGAGGGAATTATTGAG CGTTGGATTAGGAACAGGAGGCAGAAAGCTGTGAGGTCATCGAAGCCTGCGCAACCATATAGGAGGAGGAATGCTTTCTTGCCCAAAAAGAAGGCAACAAGTGGATACGACGTCTTCAGAAGGGATTTCTTCAAAG GGAAAACAGGTCAGTTTGTCACAGGAGATGCGGGAAGCGCCTGGACAAATCTGAGCAGCGACGAGAAAAGTGACTTCAACAGAAAGGCTAAGATTGAGGAGTTGGAGCCCCGTGACCCTCCTTCTGATGAAGAGAGACAAAGGGGGGTCACTGCTTTATACAAGCAGATGCGTGGCACA ATGACATCACTCAATGAAGCTGGCTGtgatttgttgcttcttggtTACCACCACCAATCGAAAAAAAGCTACCAGAGCGGGACTCCAGCTGGCAGGGCTTTCCTTCAAGAAAATGAAGACCTGGAATGGAACTTTTCAAGCTCTGTGTCAAAGAGTAAGA ATGGCAACCAAATGGACCAAAAGATGTTGGTGGAGAAGGCCATCGAGCTTCTAAACCAAAAGTGGC AGATGTCATCAGGAAAAGGAACCAGGTTCAGATATGGCGACTATGAAAAAGGGCTCGTCAAAGTAGAAGGACTTCCAGAGGGCTTCATACTGAAGAAGCCTGGCAAGTTGAAAATGGACCAACTTAAGCAGCTCCTTGCTTGTAAGGACAAAATACTGGTCAAAG TTTTGTCAAAGGAGACTGCCGGTGATGGCCCGTCACATACAGTCTCTACCCCTCCTGCTGAAACCGACATGGATGTCACCACCCAGGACGAACAACCCCCTCTCCCATCCCAGATGACTGGCGCCCCTTCAGTTGTAGCCCCTGCCCCCGCCGAGGAGGCTATTtcttcaaaagcaaaaagaacACCGACAG CTTCAGAGCGCCTGGAGGATCTTTCCATGGAAAGCGAAGACGAGATCTACAATGTCGAATGCTTCCTTGAGAAGAGGAAGTTACGCTACAAAGGGGTAGAATTCCTCGTTAAGTGGTCCGGATTTGACAGGAGCACGTGGGAGACACGTAAACGACTCGTGGAAGACCTTGGACGGGCTACAGTAAATAGCCTGGAAAAGGGCATCAAGCCTAATGGTGCCCACAGGGCTGGACAAGTATAA